In Sphingomonas sp. SUN019, the genomic window CGGGATCGGGAAGCCGCGCCGCAACGTCGGCGCTGGCGATTTCCTCATAGCCGTCGAACAGGCCGAACCATGCGAGCGGGGTGGGCGGGTTGTCGGCGACTCGCGCGGTCGGTTCGAGTACGAGGCCTGCTTCGTAGGACAGAAATCCCGCGGCGTGCAGGCCGTCACGCGTCGCCGCGCGAATACGCGCCAGCACGTCCTCTACTGCGCCTGGATCGTCAGCCGCGATCACCTCGTGCGGGTTGCGATAGAGCCGTGCCGCCGCGCCATCGGTGCGCGCGTCGTCGAGCAGGACGAAGGGGGCGGGAAACGGCATTGCCTCGCCTGATGCCCGCCCGCGCCGCGTGCGGCAAGCGCGTTGCCCGCGGCGCTTGCCCAAGCTAGCGTCGCCGCATTCCCCCGATCTGTGGAGAAACCATGCGATTTCCGATTGCCGCCGCATTGCTCGCGGCCACTGCGCTCCCCGCTCACGCTCAGGTTGCAAAGCCCGCCGCGATCACTGCCGACGGCGTGCCTGCGATCCCCGTGACGCTCGCCGAGCAGGTCCGCCCGTATCTGGAGGCGCGATCCGCCAGCGCGGTGGCGTGGAATCCGGTCGACCGGTCGCTCCTGATCTCGACCCGTTTCGCCAATGTCGCGCAATTGCATAGCGTGCGGCAGCCGCTGGCCGATCGCCGCCAGATCACGTTCGAGGCCGACCGGATCGGCGGCGCGCGCTATTCGAAAACGGGCGACGTGCTGGTCGTCAGTAAGGACGTCGGCGGCGGCGAGTTCTTTCAGCTCTACACGCTGAAGGACGGACGGCTGACGCTGATCACCGACGGCAAGAGCCGCAATCAGTTCGGCGCGTTCAGCAAGGATGGGAAGCTGGTCGGCTACAGTTCGACGCGGCGTAACGGTACCGACAGCGACCTGTACGTTGTCGATCCACGCAATCCCAAGACCGACCGGCTGGTCGCACAGGTGAAGGGTGGGGGTTGGGGCATCGCGGACTTTGCGCCGGACGGGAAGCGCGCCGTGGTCGCGCAATATCTGTCGGTGCAGAAATCGGTGCTGTACTACCTCGATCTGGCGTCGGGAAAGATGACGCCGATCACCGATCCGGCGGCGGACGTGGCGTATGGCGACGCACATTTTGCGCCCGATGGCACGCTCTGGGTGCTGTCGGACGAGGGGTCGGACGTGCAGCGACTGGGGACGCTAGATCCGAAGACCCGGAAATTCACCGCCGTGACGCCGGCGGCGAAATGGGATGTCGATGAATTCGCGATCGCCGAGGACGGCGGGTTCATCGCCTATGTCGTGAACGAAGACGGCGTCGGGCGGCTGAAGCTGCTTGATCCGAAGAACGGGCAGTCGCGCGATGTGACCGGATTGCCGGTGGGTGTCGCGGGCGGGCTGGAGATCGCACCGTGGGGCGCGATCGGGCTGAGCGTCAGCTCGGCAACGGTGCCGGGCGATGCCTATTCGGTCGATCCCGCGACGCTGGCCGTGACGCGCTGGACCGAGAGCGAAACCGGGGGACTGGACCCCGCGATCAACGTCGCCGCCGAACTGGTGCAGGTGAAGAGTTTCGACGGGCAGATGGTGTCGGGATTCCTCTATCGGCCCGATCCGAAGAAGTTTCGCGGCAAGCGTCCGCTGCTGATCGACATCCACGGCGGGCCGGAGGGGCAGACGCGGCCGAGTTTCCGCGGGGCGGCCAATT contains:
- a CDS encoding prolyl oligopeptidase family serine peptidase, with product MRFPIAAALLAATALPAHAQVAKPAAITADGVPAIPVTLAEQVRPYLEARSASAVAWNPVDRSLLISTRFANVAQLHSVRQPLADRRQITFEADRIGGARYSKTGDVLVVSKDVGGGEFFQLYTLKDGRLTLITDGKSRNQFGAFSKDGKLVGYSSTRRNGTDSDLYVVDPRNPKTDRLVAQVKGGGWGIADFAPDGKRAVVAQYLSVQKSVLYYLDLASGKMTPITDPAADVAYGDAHFAPDGTLWVLSDEGSDVQRLGTLDPKTRKFTAVTPAAKWDVDEFAIAEDGGFIAYVVNEDGVGRLKLLDPKNGQSRDVTGLPVGVAGGLEIAPWGAIGLSVSSATVPGDAYSVDPATLAVTRWTESETGGLDPAINVAAELVQVKSFDGQMVSGFLYRPDPKKFRGKRPLLIDIHGGPEGQTRPSFRGAANYYLNELGIALFYPNVRGSTGYGKRFVSLDNGPFKREDSLKDIGAYLTALKKDRGIDAAKIGVQGGSYGGYMCYASAIRYGAELRGALCTVAISNFVTFLENTQSYRRDLRRVEYGDERDAQQKAKLIEISPITRVKELKIPLLVVTGANDPRVPKSEADQMVAAVRANGGAAWHLVAADEGHGYAKKENRDYSTLVGLTFWQNNLLSGKTK